Proteins encoded in a region of the Planococcus shixiaomingii genome:
- a CDS encoding DUF6612 family protein translates to MDERMIVLKKWITFISGTALALGLAACGEAAEPVAEAEVEQNATSDMKLEEVFNKSMEAAEQVDSLHADIITEQNMKMLPDGMEINMTIESATDMVTEPSAFHYKAETTMASDDIENENPTLMEMYLTEEGMFMYEASMDTWLRMPDDSVEDLKTFVDQQTANPEEQLKALAPFKDDFTVDQNEEVYILTMDASGEKFQTTLFEQLKKTLGQMELETPLSKEDLDVHSVGYKLCIDKETFLVNSLTIDMVADLKIDEETMAIQSNVKADYSQYNEIEEIVLPEEVLQQAEENE, encoded by the coding sequence GTGGATGAGAGGATGATCGTTTTGAAGAAATGGATCACGTTCATTAGCGGAACGGCATTGGCATTAGGGCTTGCGGCTTGTGGTGAAGCAGCAGAGCCGGTGGCAGAGGCAGAAGTCGAGCAAAATGCGACGAGTGATATGAAGCTTGAAGAGGTGTTCAATAAGTCAATGGAAGCTGCCGAGCAAGTTGATAGTCTACATGCGGATATCATCACTGAACAAAATATGAAGATGTTGCCAGATGGCATGGAAATTAACATGACAATTGAATCGGCAACGGATATGGTTACCGAACCATCGGCTTTTCATTACAAGGCAGAAACGACAATGGCGTCTGATGATATTGAAAATGAAAACCCAACGTTAATGGAAATGTATTTAACAGAAGAAGGCATGTTCATGTATGAAGCGTCTATGGACACATGGTTGAGAATGCCGGACGATAGCGTTGAAGACTTAAAGACCTTTGTCGATCAACAGACAGCGAACCCAGAAGAGCAATTGAAGGCCTTGGCTCCTTTTAAAGATGATTTTACAGTTGATCAAAATGAGGAAGTCTACATTTTAACAATGGACGCGTCAGGTGAAAAATTCCAGACGACACTGTTTGAACAATTAAAGAAAACGCTCGGCCAAATGGAATTGGAAACACCTCTTTCAAAAGAGGATTTGGATGTCCATTCTGTTGGTTATAAACTGTGCATCGATAAGGAAACCTTTTTAGTAAATAGTTTGACCATCGATATGGTCGCGGATCTGAAGATTGATGAAGAAACAATGGCTATTCAGTCAAATGTTAAAGCGGATTATAGCCAATACAACGAGATAGAAGAAATTGTCCTGCCAGAAGAGGTTTTGCAACAAGCCGAAGAAAATGAATAG
- a CDS encoding ABC transporter permease has product MKKRYLIPALIILSFVSLFIGVSSISVTDLLDFQSEETQIFLISRLPRLVAILLAGAGMSMAGLIMQQLSRNKFVSPTTAGTLDATRLGILVSMLLFANASMLEKMTLAFAFALAGTFLFMQILNRIKFKDAIFIPLIGMMFGNILSSITTFFAYRADVIQNMSAWLQGDFSMIMKGSYELLYISVPVFVIAYLYANRFTVAGMGEDFSKNLGLKYRSVVNIGLVLVALITATVVLTVGVIPFLGLIIPNIVSIFKGDHLQKTLPHTAMLGAIFLLLCDILGRVLIYPYEISISLMVGVIGSFIFLFLLFGRKAYA; this is encoded by the coding sequence ATGAAAAAACGTTATTTAATTCCAGCATTGATCATACTGTCATTTGTCTCCTTGTTTATCGGAGTCAGCAGTATCAGCGTTACCGATCTGCTAGATTTCCAATCTGAAGAAACACAAATTTTCCTCATCAGCCGCCTGCCGCGGCTGGTAGCGATTTTGCTTGCGGGGGCTGGCATGAGTATGGCAGGACTCATTATGCAGCAGTTAAGCCGCAACAAATTTGTGTCTCCAACAACCGCAGGTACACTTGACGCCACTCGTCTTGGGATTCTTGTTTCGATGTTATTGTTTGCCAATGCATCGATGCTTGAAAAAATGACGCTGGCGTTCGCTTTTGCACTTGCGGGGACTTTCCTCTTTATGCAAATTCTTAACCGCATCAAATTCAAAGATGCTATATTCATCCCGCTCATCGGGATGATGTTCGGTAATATTTTATCGTCCATTACAACCTTTTTTGCATACCGTGCAGATGTGATCCAAAACATGTCTGCTTGGCTGCAAGGCGACTTTTCGATGATCATGAAAGGAAGCTACGAGCTGCTGTACATCAGTGTTCCGGTCTTTGTCATCGCGTACCTTTATGCTAACCGCTTTACGGTTGCGGGGATGGGTGAGGATTTCTCGAAAAACTTGGGGCTGAAATACCGAAGTGTGGTTAATATCGGATTGGTGCTGGTCGCACTGATCACGGCTACAGTTGTGCTTACGGTAGGAGTCATTCCGTTTCTCGGGTTGATCATCCCGAATATTGTTTCCATTTTCAAAGGTGATCATTTACAGAAGACGTTGCCGCACACGGCAATGCTCGGAGCAATTTTCTTATTGCTTTGCGATATTTTAGGAAGAGTTCTTATTTATCCATATGAAATCTCCATCAGTTTAATGGTCGGAGTCATTGGTAGCTTTATTTTCCTCTTCTTGTTGTTTGGGAGGAAAGCATATGCGTGA
- a CDS encoding iron chelate uptake ABC transporter family permease subunit, translating into MRDLHKLMILVGFALLACGVYLFHDLNGSFDYALPRRGVKVFAMVLTGVAIAYATVVFQTITHNRILTPSIMGLDSLYMLLQTLLIFFLGSSHVTIINKQVNFILSIIVMVIFALLFYQLLFKKGNQPIYFLLLIGIICGTFFGSISTFLQVLIDPNEFQIIQDRMFASFNNVNSDLVWTSLLIITVLVIFAWRHNSSLDVLSLGRDTSINLGVNYDSLVKKMLVLSAVLIAIATALVGPITFFGLIVANLSYQFFKSYKHSTLIFGAIVMSVIALVGGQWVVERIFTFNTTLSVIVNFIGGIYFIYLLLKESRSK; encoded by the coding sequence ATGCGTGATTTACATAAACTGATGATTCTAGTCGGGTTTGCACTGCTGGCTTGTGGCGTTTACCTTTTCCATGATTTGAATGGCAGCTTCGATTACGCACTGCCGCGAAGAGGCGTTAAAGTGTTTGCCATGGTGCTGACCGGCGTAGCGATTGCTTATGCCACGGTTGTATTCCAAACGATCACCCATAACCGCATTTTGACGCCGAGCATCATGGGCCTCGATTCCCTCTACATGCTGCTTCAAACGCTGTTGATTTTCTTCCTGGGCTCAAGCCATGTGACAATCATCAACAAACAGGTGAATTTCATTTTATCCATTATTGTGATGGTTATATTCGCCCTATTGTTTTATCAGCTTCTCTTTAAAAAGGGGAATCAGCCGATTTACTTTTTACTGCTTATCGGCATCATTTGCGGAACATTTTTTGGCAGTATTTCGACCTTCCTGCAAGTGCTGATTGATCCGAACGAATTCCAGATTATTCAGGACCGGATGTTTGCCAGCTTTAATAACGTCAACTCCGACCTGGTTTGGACTTCGCTGTTGATAATTACCGTGCTCGTCATATTCGCTTGGCGGCACAACAGCTCTCTGGACGTCTTATCTCTAGGCCGCGATACATCGATTAACCTTGGGGTCAATTACGACTCGCTTGTGAAAAAGATGCTTGTGCTCTCGGCAGTATTGATTGCAATCGCTACTGCGCTTGTCGGGCCTATCACGTTTTTTGGATTGATCGTCGCCAATTTATCTTATCAATTCTTTAAGTCATATAAACATTCAACGCTTATTTTCGGTGCCATTGTCATGAGTGTAATTGCGTTAGTCGGTGGACAGTGGGTAGTGGAGCGGATCTTCACTTTCAATACCACGTTGAGTGTTATCGTCAACTTCATCGGGGGAATTTACTTCATCTATCTACTACTAAAGGAGAGTCGGTCTAAATGA
- a CDS encoding iron ABC transporter ATP-binding protein produces the protein MIQVRELTKLYGKKQVVENVTVDIQHGQITSFIGPNGAGKSTLLSMVSRLLDADTGEVLIDKTNSKKMKSNDFSKRVSILKQSNYMNVRLTIRELVSFGRFPYSKGRLNDEDEKMVDQAIEYMDLKDMEHSYLNELSGGQRQRAFIAMVIAQDTDYVLLDEPLNNLDMKHSVQIMKILRRLVDELGKTVVIVLHDINFASVYSDRIVALKNGRVIKDGTTAEIIQSDALKEIYDMDIPIQQMDNCRICVYFNS, from the coding sequence ATGATACAAGTTCGTGAATTGACAAAGCTTTATGGAAAGAAACAAGTTGTGGAAAACGTCACGGTTGATATTCAGCACGGCCAGATTACTTCGTTTATCGGACCGAACGGGGCGGGGAAATCGACGCTTCTTTCGATGGTCAGCCGCCTGCTTGACGCCGATACAGGGGAAGTATTGATTGATAAGACGAATTCCAAAAAGATGAAGTCGAATGATTTCTCTAAACGTGTCTCGATTTTAAAGCAGTCAAACTACATGAATGTGCGTTTGACGATTCGTGAACTCGTATCTTTTGGGCGCTTTCCGTATTCGAAAGGGCGCTTGAACGACGAAGATGAAAAAATGGTCGATCAAGCGATTGAATACATGGACTTGAAAGACATGGAACATTCTTACTTGAACGAACTATCCGGCGGTCAGCGCCAACGTGCGTTTATCGCCATGGTTATTGCTCAGGATACCGATTATGTCCTGTTGGATGAGCCGCTGAACAACCTGGATATGAAACACTCGGTTCAAATCATGAAAATTTTGCGCCGCTTAGTCGATGAACTGGGCAAAACAGTGGTCATCGTGCTTCATGACATCAATTTCGCGTCTGTTTATTCGGACCGGATTGTCGCTTTGAAAAATGGCCGCGTCATCAAAGATGGAACAACAGCAGAAATTATTCAAAGTGATGCTTTGAAAGAAATTTACGACATGGATATTCCGATTCAACAAATGGACAACTGCAGAATTTGCGTTTACTTTAACTCATAA
- a CDS encoding siderophore ABC transporter substrate-binding protein, whose protein sequence is MKKWLLLTFALMMVAFLAACGSSEAGETSAAEGTAEKMTVTHELGETEISKDPKKVVVFDYGVLDSMDKLGVEVAGIPQESLPAYLDKYADKEKYKNVGTLKEADFEAINAMKPDLIIISGRQAEMYEEFASIAPTIHMAVDTNNYMDSFTENMNLLGEIFGKEDQVKEELAAINTEIEGVKEAVSGSEEKALILLANEGKISAYGPASRFGIIHDVFGVPAADEGIEVSTHGQSITYEYILDVNPDIIFVVDRNAAVGTDASAKDSLENALVQKTNAYKNGKIIYLDPDYWYLSGGGFESVGAMVKEIESAYK, encoded by the coding sequence ATGAAAAAATGGTTGCTTTTAACTTTTGCATTAATGATGGTTGCCTTCTTGGCAGCTTGCGGATCTAGCGAAGCAGGAGAAACAAGTGCTGCTGAAGGAACTGCAGAAAAAATGACGGTAACGCATGAACTTGGTGAAACAGAAATTTCGAAAGACCCTAAAAAAGTAGTCGTATTCGATTACGGTGTCTTAGATTCAATGGATAAATTAGGTGTTGAAGTTGCGGGGATACCACAAGAATCACTGCCTGCTTACTTAGACAAATATGCAGACAAAGAAAAATACAAAAACGTTGGAACATTGAAAGAAGCGGACTTTGAAGCAATCAACGCTATGAAACCGGATTTGATCATCATCTCTGGCCGCCAAGCAGAAATGTATGAAGAATTTGCAAGCATCGCTCCAACGATCCATATGGCGGTTGATACGAACAACTACATGGATTCATTCACTGAAAACATGAACCTTCTTGGAGAAATCTTCGGTAAAGAAGATCAAGTTAAAGAAGAATTGGCTGCAATCAACACAGAAATTGAAGGCGTAAAAGAAGCAGTTAGCGGTTCTGAGGAAAAAGCATTAATCTTATTGGCAAACGAAGGCAAAATCAGCGCATACGGCCCGGCTTCGCGTTTTGGTATCATTCATGACGTATTCGGTGTTCCCGCAGCAGATGAAGGAATTGAAGTTTCTACTCACGGACAAAGCATCACTTACGAATACATTTTGGATGTAAACCCAGATATCATCTTTGTGGTTGACCGCAATGCGGCAGTCGGCACAGATGCAAGCGCGAAAGACTCTTTGGAAAATGCATTGGTACAAAAAACAAACGCTTATAAAAACGGCAAGATCATCTACTTGGATCCGGACTACTGGTACTTGTCAGGCGGCGGATTTGAATCTGTCGGCGCAATGGTGAAGGAAATTGAGTCTGCATACAAGTAA
- a CDS encoding antibiotic biosynthesis monooxygenase family protein yields MFVQMKRIVVKEGFSEPVLAKFSGEGKLEKQPGYIDRTVLKKNVRRGDEEIIIYVRWESESDWKNWEKHPDHIAGHKANIGKPKPDHLIESSQTTYHVHAVR; encoded by the coding sequence ATGTTCGTGCAAATGAAACGAATTGTTGTAAAAGAAGGGTTTTCTGAACCTGTTCTCGCTAAGTTTTCGGGTGAAGGCAAACTTGAAAAACAACCTGGCTATATCGACCGGACTGTTCTTAAGAAAAATGTACGGCGTGGAGATGAAGAAATCATCATCTATGTGCGGTGGGAATCCGAAAGCGACTGGAAGAATTGGGAGAAACATCCCGACCATATCGCTGGCCATAAAGCCAATATCGGTAAACCGAAGCCGGATCATCTTATCGAATCTTCTCAAACCACCTATCATGTACATGCTGTAAGATAA
- a CDS encoding ABC transporter permease — protein sequence MFLAWNEIKRNKLRFVLIIGVLMLVSYLVFFLSGLANGLASLNREAVDKWDASAIVLTEESDKSLLQSTMAIGELDTIEADETAVLGQINAIAQTGDKKANVSIFGIERDGFIMPVVTEGEEFSQENEVIAADALKEDGFKLGDTLKLSSTDESLTIVGFTDEARFNAAPVLYGDLATFQRVKFGEGAAENEDQINGIVVRTDDVSNITSNKELESIESETFIENLPGYTEQSLTLNFMIYFLFVISSVIVAIFLYVLTVQKISMFGVMKAQGIPSGYLARSVIAQTFILAAVGVVVGFILTLISGAFLPAAVPVAFDIFTMIIYGLILIAVAILGAVFSVLTIVKIDPLKAIGG from the coding sequence ATGTTTTTAGCCTGGAACGAAATCAAAAGAAATAAGCTGCGATTTGTTTTAATAATAGGCGTGCTGATGCTGGTGTCTTACTTGGTTTTCTTCTTGTCAGGCTTGGCAAACGGATTAGCAAGCTTGAACAGGGAAGCGGTGGATAAATGGGACGCTTCGGCAATTGTGCTGACGGAAGAATCCGATAAAAGCCTGCTTCAGTCAACGATGGCGATTGGCGAATTAGATACCATCGAAGCGGATGAAACGGCTGTGCTCGGCCAAATAAACGCCATCGCCCAAACAGGTGATAAAAAAGCCAACGTCTCTATTTTCGGGATAGAAAGAGATGGATTCATCATGCCGGTTGTCACAGAAGGGGAGGAATTCTCTCAAGAAAACGAAGTCATTGCAGCGGATGCGTTAAAAGAAGACGGCTTTAAATTAGGGGATACGCTGAAGTTGTCTTCTACTGATGAAAGCTTGACCATTGTCGGTTTCACTGATGAAGCAAGGTTTAACGCGGCGCCAGTGCTTTATGGCGACTTAGCTACTTTCCAGCGAGTTAAGTTTGGCGAAGGGGCGGCGGAGAACGAGGATCAAATCAATGGCATTGTCGTTCGAACTGATGATGTATCGAATATTACCAGCAACAAGGAGTTGGAATCGATTGAATCTGAAACGTTCATCGAAAATTTGCCGGGTTACACAGAGCAGAGCTTGACGTTGAACTTCATGATTTATTTTCTGTTTGTCATTTCCTCCGTTATCGTCGCGATATTCTTGTACGTTTTAACTGTGCAGAAAATAAGCATGTTCGGCGTCATGAAAGCGCAGGGGATTCCAAGCGGTTATCTGGCTCGTTCGGTCATTGCCCAAACATTTATCCTGGCGGCAGTAGGAGTGGTGGTCGGCTTTATCTTGACCTTGATTTCGGGGGCGTTCCTGCCGGCTGCTGTTCCAGTGGCATTCGATATTTTTACGATGATCATTTACGGTCTTATATTAATAGCGGTGGCTATCCTTGGTGCCGTTTTCTCGGTTCTAACGATTGTCAAAATAGACCCGTTAAAAGCGATTGGAGGTTAA
- a CDS encoding ABC transporter ATP-binding protein, protein MMVLEMTGVKKTFGSGHKQVDALKETNFEANKGELIAVIGPSGSGKSTFLTIAGGLLSPTSGEILINNKSLSRLNEKQRSKIRLKEIGFILQASNLVPFLTMEKQLDLLDKVKKGNMTKTEREQLYEDLGISDLRDKYPSDLSGGERQRVAIAKAIYSNPSIILADEPTASLDSDRAYEVMELLQSETKNKNTTTIVVTHDTRLIHYCDKVYRMTDGILALENQPVT, encoded by the coding sequence ATGATGGTCTTAGAAATGACTGGAGTCAAAAAAACATTTGGCAGTGGCCATAAACAAGTGGACGCGCTGAAAGAAACGAATTTCGAAGCGAACAAAGGGGAGCTGATTGCTGTAATCGGGCCGTCAGGTTCAGGGAAAAGCACCTTTTTGACAATTGCCGGCGGCCTTTTATCGCCGACTAGCGGTGAAATTTTGATCAACAATAAAAGCTTGAGCCGCTTGAATGAAAAACAACGCTCAAAAATCCGCTTGAAAGAAATTGGGTTTATTCTGCAGGCGTCAAACTTGGTTCCATTTCTGACAATGGAAAAGCAATTGGATTTATTGGATAAAGTGAAAAAAGGCAATATGACCAAAACTGAGCGAGAGCAGCTTTATGAAGATTTAGGCATTAGTGACCTTCGCGATAAATACCCGTCTGATTTATCCGGAGGAGAACGCCAGCGGGTGGCAATTGCGAAAGCGATTTACAGCAATCCTTCCATTATCCTGGCTGATGAGCCGACTGCGTCACTTGATTCGGATCGGGCTTATGAAGTGATGGAATTGCTGCAAAGCGAAACAAAAAACAAAAACACGACAACGATAGTCGTGACACACGATACGCGGCTGATCCATTATTGCGATAAAGTATACCGCATGACAGATGGTATTTTGGCACTTGAAAACCAGCCCGTAACTTGA
- a CDS encoding phosphatase PAP2 family protein, which yields MREKVRVIKLVFYPLGMATLIAFFAILITFPSVQFRQIDIAAFELLGGNSFVDGLSLLGDQWVIMTISVSLIVYLWIHRKNYRGMLFVFLTAGVGNVLNQLLKRIYDRERPDFPHGLESFSFPSGHAMVGLLYLFTVAYFMAENIASKSGKWLVWGVAAALALGVGLSRVAGGEHYFSDVLAGWCAGYSWFIAIAVWYETRERLYRKQMHNE from the coding sequence ATGCGAGAGAAGGTGAGAGTTATCAAACTTGTATTCTATCCGCTTGGAATGGCAACTTTAATCGCTTTTTTTGCAATTCTTATCACGTTTCCGAGTGTGCAATTTCGGCAGATTGACATAGCAGCTTTTGAATTGCTCGGAGGAAATTCCTTTGTGGATGGCTTGTCACTGCTTGGAGATCAATGGGTGATTATGACAATTAGTGTTTCTTTAATCGTGTATTTATGGATTCATCGGAAAAATTACCGCGGCATGTTATTTGTATTTTTAACGGCGGGTGTAGGGAATGTGTTAAATCAGTTGCTGAAGCGCATCTATGACCGCGAACGGCCGGATTTTCCGCACGGGTTGGAAAGCTTCAGTTTTCCGTCGGGCCACGCAATGGTCGGTCTACTATACCTTTTTACAGTGGCTTACTTTATGGCCGAAAACATTGCTTCCAAATCAGGGAAGTGGCTTGTGTGGGGAGTGGCTGCTGCCCTTGCCTTGGGAGTTGGGTTGTCTCGGGTAGCGGGAGGCGAACATTATTTTTCAGACGTCTTGGCCGGCTGGTGTGCAGGCTATTCATGGTTTATTGCTATCGCGGTGTGGTATGAAACGCGTGAACGACTTTACAGGAAACAGATGCATAACGAATAA
- a CDS encoding ammonium transporter, whose translation MEAVQSSVDMLWVMLGSILVFFMHAGFSMVETGFTRSKNTLNILMKNLLTVAIGAILYFFVGFALMFGPSAFGLFGTEGFALLGRDDIGFFVFQAVFAATCATIISGAVAERMKLSAYIWLTVAMTLVIYPVVGHWVWGGGWLSQLGFVDFAGSTVVHLTGGVAAFIAAWKIGPRIGKYSGKTVNTIPGHNLPLGALGVFILWVGWFGFNGASTLAADPALVPPIIAKTLLAASAGVLSTAAYTRFRYGRLDASLTLNGALSGLVGITAGCANVSLIGSMIIGLIAGVIMTESIRILDSKIRVDDPVGAISVHGIVGLWGTFAVGLFDTTNGLLYGGSSEMVGIQTVGILAVIAWTTVMASFSLAVISIFVPLRVTTEDEETGLDFTEHGSQAYSMQDVLRGTGPAADQSFAARLNQLGDNPSVQKL comes from the coding sequence ATGGAAGCAGTTCAAAGTTCAGTTGATATGTTGTGGGTGATGTTGGGGTCTATTCTTGTGTTCTTTATGCATGCCGGCTTTTCAATGGTTGAAACAGGATTTACGCGTTCTAAAAACACATTGAATATTTTGATGAAAAATTTGTTGACTGTCGCTATTGGCGCCATTCTTTATTTCTTCGTAGGTTTTGCGCTTATGTTCGGTCCCTCCGCTTTTGGACTTTTCGGTACTGAAGGATTTGCACTTTTAGGCCGGGATGATATTGGCTTTTTCGTTTTCCAAGCCGTTTTTGCTGCAACATGCGCCACCATCATTTCAGGAGCTGTCGCTGAACGCATGAAATTGTCCGCATATATTTGGTTGACGGTAGCCATGACGTTAGTCATTTACCCCGTGGTCGGACATTGGGTCTGGGGCGGCGGTTGGCTTTCCCAACTAGGGTTTGTCGATTTTGCCGGCTCTACAGTTGTCCACTTGACCGGAGGCGTTGCCGCTTTTATTGCCGCTTGGAAAATCGGCCCAAGGATCGGTAAATATTCTGGAAAAACGGTCAATACCATTCCAGGCCACAATTTGCCGCTCGGCGCTTTAGGGGTCTTCATTCTTTGGGTAGGCTGGTTCGGGTTTAACGGTGCCAGCACTTTGGCGGCAGACCCAGCCTTGGTTCCGCCTATTATCGCCAAGACCCTGCTTGCCGCTTCAGCAGGTGTTTTATCAACAGCCGCTTACACTCGTTTTAGGTACGGCCGGCTTGACGCCTCTTTAACATTAAACGGCGCTTTGAGTGGATTGGTGGGAATCACCGCCGGTTGTGCGAACGTCTCGCTTATCGGTTCAATGATCATCGGATTGATCGCCGGCGTGATCATGACGGAAAGCATTCGCATACTTGATTCGAAAATCCGTGTAGATGATCCAGTCGGCGCCATTTCTGTACACGGGATTGTCGGTTTATGGGGAACGTTTGCCGTTGGATTATTCGACACAACAAACGGCCTATTATACGGTGGCAGCAGTGAAATGGTAGGCATCCAAACTGTCGGCATTCTAGCAGTTATCGCCTGGACTACCGTGATGGCTAGTTTCTCTCTCGCTGTTATCAGCATCTTCGTTCCGCTTCGTGTTACCACTGAAGATGAAGAAACCGGATTGGACTTCACGGAACACGGCTCCCAAGCTTACTCGATGCAAGACGTCTTAAGAGGAACAGGTCCTGCTGCCGATCAAAGTTTCGCCGCGCGGCTCAACCAACTGGGAGATAATCCTTCTGTCCAAAAATTATAA
- a CDS encoding P-II family nitrogen regulator: protein MKKIETIIRPSVFADVRQALALEGIDGLTVTEIAGIGKQEGRVGLFRGNAYTMEFSPKLKLEMVVEDNKVEDIIEALLQYASTGQVGDGKIFILPVEEAIRIRTRERGAIAVG from the coding sequence ATGAAAAAAATTGAAACGATTATTCGTCCATCCGTTTTTGCAGATGTTCGCCAAGCGTTGGCTCTTGAAGGAATCGATGGGCTTACCGTTACGGAAATTGCTGGGATTGGCAAACAAGAAGGCCGGGTAGGTTTATTTCGCGGGAATGCATACACCATGGAATTTTCTCCAAAGCTCAAACTTGAAATGGTAGTCGAAGACAACAAAGTAGAAGACATCATTGAGGCATTGTTGCAATACGCTTCTACAGGACAAGTAGGTGATGGCAAGATTTTCATCTTGCCAGTTGAAGAAGCAATTCGAATCCGAACTAGAGAACGCGGCGCGATCGCCGTCGGTTAA
- a CDS encoding uracil-DNA glycosylase, with translation MYKISEELAALGKKRIEGFPVEGFVRGSGPRNPALMLVGEAPGENEVQTGIPFTGRAGKELMASLASIGLAREDVYITSAVRSRPYKWGQKKERNGEITERKYNRAPTKKEIIAHAPILDTEIQDIHPPIIVTLGNIGLQRLIGPQAKVTQLHGVLIETPILVWNEEAQSFEPSRRHYHVFPTFHPASVFYNPPVRALKEDDWLRLGDLLHLKK, from the coding sequence ATGTACAAAATCTCAGAAGAGCTAGCAGCTTTAGGGAAAAAACGCATCGAAGGCTTTCCGGTAGAGGGTTTTGTCCGAGGAAGCGGCCCTAGAAATCCAGCGCTTATGTTAGTGGGGGAAGCGCCAGGGGAAAATGAAGTGCAAACCGGCATACCATTTACGGGCAGGGCAGGAAAAGAACTGATGGCTTCTTTGGCCAGCATCGGTTTGGCCAGGGAAGATGTATATATAACAAGTGCTGTTCGCAGCCGCCCTTATAAATGGGGACAGAAAAAAGAACGCAACGGTGAAATAACCGAACGAAAGTACAACCGGGCTCCGACAAAAAAAGAAATTATTGCCCATGCGCCTATTTTAGACACGGAAATTCAGGATATTCATCCGCCTATCATTGTGACTCTTGGAAATATCGGCTTGCAGCGGCTGATCGGCCCGCAAGCAAAAGTTACTCAACTCCACGGTGTCTTGATAGAAACGCCGATATTGGTGTGGAACGAAGAAGCGCAGAGCTTTGAACCTTCCCGCCGCCACTACCACGTGTTTCCAACTTTCCACCCGGCAAGTGTGTTTTATAACCCGCCAGTACGGGCGTTGAAAGAAGATGATTGGCTAAGGCTGGGGGATTTGCTGCATTTAAAAAAGTGA
- the zupT gene encoding zinc transporter ZupT, with the protein MDNGVLFALGLTVFAGLATGIGSLIAFFASRTNTKFLSVSLGFSAGVMIYVSMVEIFVKAKTALTGAHGESMGYWLTIAGFFGGMIFMAALDRILPSLENPHEVKTIEDLDAGPTNDQYAHLRKMGIFTALAIAIHNFPEGIATFMSAIQDPNLGIAIAIAVAIHNIPEGIAVSVPIYYATGSRKKAFQYSVLSGISEPIGAIAAWLILMPFMSDTLFGVIFAGVAGIMVFISLDELLPAAKRYDEAHLSIYGLVAGMAVMAVSLVLIV; encoded by the coding sequence ATGGATAATGGAGTTTTATTTGCACTAGGATTGACGGTGTTTGCGGGGCTTGCAACCGGAATTGGGAGCTTAATCGCCTTTTTTGCATCGCGGACCAATACGAAGTTCCTGTCAGTTTCGCTCGGCTTTTCCGCAGGAGTCATGATTTACGTATCGATGGTTGAGATTTTCGTTAAAGCGAAAACTGCTTTGACCGGGGCCCATGGAGAGTCGATGGGCTATTGGCTAACAATCGCCGGCTTTTTTGGCGGCATGATTTTCATGGCGGCGTTGGATCGGATTTTGCCGTCATTAGAGAATCCGCATGAGGTCAAGACCATTGAGGATTTGGATGCCGGACCAACCAATGACCAGTATGCGCATTTGCGGAAGATGGGTATTTTTACAGCGTTAGCCATTGCCATTCATAATTTTCCGGAAGGCATTGCAACATTTATGTCTGCTATTCAAGACCCGAATCTTGGTATAGCAATTGCTATTGCGGTTGCCATCCACAACATTCCGGAGGGGATTGCGGTATCGGTGCCGATTTATTACGCAACAGGCAGCCGGAAAAAAGCCTTTCAATACAGTGTTTTGTCTGGTATTTCAGAGCCGATTGGTGCGATTGCGGCATGGCTGATTTTGATGCCGTTCATGAGCGATACATTGTTCGGAGTTATCTTTGCTGGGGTGGCTGGCATTATGGTGTTTATATCCCTTGATGAATTGCTGCCGGCAGCAAAACGCTACGACGAAGCCCATTTATCCATTTACGGCTTAGTGGCGGGCATGGCTGTCATGGCCGTCAGCTTGGTACTGATCGTTTAA